The Carnobacterium divergens genome includes a window with the following:
- a CDS encoding peptide ABC transporter substrate-binding protein: protein MNVKKLGMVSSTVLVMTILVACGGNQKEEVSNQSTKQVKKETLAKKQELTIIETAEIPSMDTALNVDGVSSIVMNNVFEGLYRATKDGEVELGMASEEPTISKDGLTYTFKLKKEATWSNGDPVTANDFVYAWKKTVDPASGAAFAYLFEGVLANATEIQKGEKSIEELGVKALDDQTLEIQLVANVPYFKGLLTTPTFFPQNQKYVVEKGAQYSTTSESMIYNGPFTLTKWDGTGLTWVYQKNQMYWDKETVKLDTINVDVVKENSARINLFDSDATDITTIDGDYLANYQEDPNLKSIPESSVFYFQFNQEKAGIKTPLANQNIRKALALSYDKKAYVDTVLQNGSIVANGLIPAGLVKSPDGKIDFRKASGDLQTFNKKEAQAAWKKGLKELGVETLTIELLSGDTDSAKKSSEFMQGQWQTNLTGLKVNLKNVPFKVRLELDSKQDYDIQLSGWSADYSDPMAYLDIFQTGKSYNTTSYSNKEYDALVDAIGSTDLAQLDKRWSDMKEAEKILLADYNIAPIYQRSRAVLEKPYVKGIASHLVGANYSYKWAYVTEK from the coding sequence ATGAACGTTAAAAAACTGGGAATGGTGTCAAGTACAGTGTTAGTAATGACGATTTTAGTAGCTTGTGGTGGGAACCAAAAAGAAGAGGTCAGCAATCAGTCAACAAAACAAGTGAAAAAGGAAACACTAGCAAAAAAACAGGAGTTAACCATTATTGAAACAGCAGAAATTCCTTCGATGGATACCGCTCTAAATGTTGATGGAGTGAGCTCCATTGTAATGAACAATGTTTTTGAAGGGCTTTATCGAGCAACTAAAGATGGAGAAGTCGAATTAGGAATGGCTTCAGAAGAGCCAACAATTAGCAAGGACGGGTTAACCTATACATTCAAACTAAAAAAAGAGGCAACATGGTCTAATGGCGATCCAGTTACGGCCAATGATTTTGTTTATGCTTGGAAAAAAACAGTTGATCCAGCTTCAGGAGCGGCATTTGCTTACTTATTTGAGGGCGTTTTAGCAAATGCAACCGAAATTCAAAAAGGCGAAAAATCGATTGAGGAACTCGGTGTTAAAGCGTTAGATGATCAAACATTAGAAATCCAGTTAGTTGCAAATGTTCCTTATTTTAAAGGATTATTAACAACACCAACTTTTTTTCCACAAAATCAAAAATACGTCGTTGAAAAAGGAGCTCAGTATTCAACAACAAGTGAATCTATGATTTATAATGGTCCTTTTACTTTGACAAAATGGGACGGAACGGGTTTAACGTGGGTCTATCAAAAAAATCAAATGTATTGGGATAAGGAGACTGTTAAATTAGATACAATTAATGTCGATGTTGTCAAAGAAAATTCAGCTCGGATTAATTTATTTGATAGTGATGCTACAGATATCACTACGATTGATGGAGACTATTTAGCTAATTATCAGGAAGATCCTAATCTAAAATCTATTCCAGAATCTTCTGTTTTTTATTTTCAATTCAATCAAGAAAAAGCCGGAATTAAAACACCATTAGCCAATCAAAATATCCGAAAAGCCTTGGCTTTGTCATACGATAAAAAAGCCTATGTGGATACCGTTTTACAAAATGGTTCTATTGTAGCGAATGGATTAATACCAGCCGGTTTAGTAAAGTCCCCAGATGGGAAAATTGATTTTAGAAAAGCCAGTGGCGATCTTCAAACATTTAATAAAAAAGAAGCACAAGCGGCTTGGAAAAAAGGCTTAAAAGAACTAGGAGTAGAGACGTTAACAATAGAGTTGCTTTCTGGTGATACAGACAGCGCTAAAAAATCTTCTGAATTTATGCAAGGTCAATGGCAAACAAATTTAACTGGACTTAAAGTGAACTTGAAAAATGTTCCATTTAAAGTTCGATTAGAACTAGATTCAAAACAAGACTACGACATTCAATTATCTGGTTGGAGTGCGGATTATAGTGATCCAATGGCGTATTTAGATATTTTCCAAACAGGTAAAAGTTATAATACAACAAGTTATTCTAACAAGGAGTATGATGCGTTAGTTGATGCAATTGGATCAACTGATTTAGCTCAGCTAGACAAAAGATGGAGTGATATGAAAGAAGCAGAAAAAATTCTGTTAGCTGACTATAATATTGCGCCAATTTACCAACGTTCTCGAGCTGTTTTAGAAAAACCATACGTGAAAGGAATCGCCAGTCACCTTGTGGGAGCGAACTATTCCTATAAATGGGCCTATGTGACGGAGAAATAA
- the secG gene encoding preprotein translocase subunit SecG has protein sequence MYNALLIAMLVVSVLLIIVVTMQPTKTNSASSALTGGAEQLFGKQKARGFEAVLQRVTVVLGIVFFVLTIALAFLTAK, from the coding sequence TTGTATAATGCACTTTTAATTGCTATGTTAGTAGTTTCAGTTTTGTTAATTATTGTCGTTACAATGCAACCAACTAAAACAAACAGCGCGTCCAGTGCTTTAACTGGTGGAGCTGAACAATTATTTGGAAAACAAAAAGCACGCGGATTTGAAGCCGTATTACAACGTGTGACAGTTGTGTTAGGAATTGTATTTTTCGTTCTTACCATCGCACTTGCCTTTTTAACAGCAAAATAA
- a CDS encoding alpha/beta hydrolase, translating to MPKMVLPKPFFFENGPRAVLLLHAYTGSSADMRMLGRALEKENYTVYAPHFTGHGTLNPEDILVATPLDWWEDTKKALAFLREKGYQEIAVMGLSLGGIFATKALEEERVLGGGTLCSPIFMGDYTNVLKSFLNYVKTVKKIAGDSADEINVKLPTIQKEVEQQLQEIQAFTRSIQQKLSTITEAFFIAQAGKDELIDANAAYQLKEALTNAAVTFHWYENSSHVITVGKAHHELEKDVLAFLNQLSWNEG from the coding sequence ATGCCAAAGATGGTCTTGCCAAAACCTTTTTTCTTTGAAAATGGCCCAAGAGCGGTGCTCTTATTACACGCCTATACAGGCAGTTCAGCAGATATGCGTATGCTAGGTAGAGCGTTAGAAAAAGAGAATTATACGGTGTACGCACCGCACTTTACAGGTCACGGAACGCTTAATCCTGAAGATATTTTAGTAGCAACACCGCTGGATTGGTGGGAAGATACTAAGAAAGCCCTCGCTTTTTTACGCGAAAAAGGCTATCAAGAAATTGCCGTTATGGGGTTGTCGCTAGGTGGTATTTTTGCAACGAAAGCCCTAGAAGAAGAACGGGTTCTTGGTGGTGGAACTCTTTGCTCGCCAATATTTATGGGAGACTACACAAATGTGTTAAAATCATTTTTAAATTATGTTAAAACGGTAAAAAAAATTGCTGGAGATTCAGCTGATGAAATCAATGTAAAATTGCCTACGATTCAAAAAGAAGTCGAACAGCAGCTACAAGAGATTCAAGCATTCACGCGAAGCATCCAACAAAAGCTTTCAACGATTACAGAAGCCTTCTTCATTGCTCAAGCAGGTAAAGATGAATTGATTGATGCAAACGCCGCTTATCAACTAAAAGAAGCTTTAACCAATGCAGCTGTAACATTTCATTGGTATGAAAATAGTAGTCATGTGATAACGGTTGGAAAGGCTCACCACGAACTTGAAAAAGATGTGCTAGCCTTTTTAAACCAGTTATCTTGGAATGAGGGATAA
- the rnr gene encoding ribonuclease R → MENKKTIKDTILVYLENSKKKSFSVKDISESLGLTSAADFKLLVGALAKMEQEGAVELNKKGHFKLPKEKPGLEGIFRANDRGFGFVSIEDEDDDVYIPQGHTNFALDGDIVKIDISRVAEPWRDRGAEGSVETIIERKFHQFVGEFYAYSEEGIEETDLYGYVVPQDKKLSNYKVFIEAKGIKPVDGAMVLVEITYYPDVAFPTSMQGIVTKTIGHKNDPGVDILTVVYKHGIPTEFPEEVLKQADAVPEKISDEDRKGRTDLTEELIVTIDGEDAKDLDDAVTVRKLANGNYHLGVHIADVSYYVTENSPLDAEAFERATSVYLTDRVIPMLPHRLSNGLCSLNPFEDRLTMSCEMEINSAGEVVNHNIFPSVIHSKRRMTYTAVNQILMEKDPEIRKEYEELVPMFELMGELHQILVAKRKARGAIDFEAPEAQIVVDENGHPKEILMRERGVGERLIESFMLSANETVAEHYFKLNVPFIYRIHEQPDSDRMQRFMEFVTAFGIVVKGTSQDVSPKQLQKVLAGVSGEPEEAVVSTMLLRSMKQAKYDMDPLGHFGLGAEFYTHFTSPIRRYPDLIVHRLIRSYADNGIGDEQQAKWENLLPDIAEQSSKMERRAVDAERETDSLKKTEYMADKVGEIYEGVISSVTKFGMFIELPNTIEGLIHMSNMKEDYFNFVESHLMLVGERTGVTYKIGQPIKIKVEKADVETREIDFSIVPDPNTPKTALKERPANGRGRGDSKRRGRSEERQSTNNSYKGKATGKKKKMKVSFNETSSTKSESKTKNGKKPFYTAVAKKKKKK, encoded by the coding sequence ATGGAAAATAAAAAAACAATCAAGGACACGATTTTAGTCTACCTTGAAAATAGTAAGAAAAAATCTTTTTCAGTCAAAGATATTAGTGAAAGTTTAGGCCTAACGAGTGCGGCTGATTTTAAATTGTTAGTAGGAGCCTTAGCTAAAATGGAGCAAGAAGGGGCCGTTGAGTTGAATAAAAAAGGTCATTTTAAATTGCCAAAAGAAAAACCAGGATTAGAAGGGATTTTTCGTGCAAATGATCGAGGCTTTGGTTTTGTTTCAATTGAAGATGAGGATGACGATGTTTACATTCCACAAGGCCATACCAACTTTGCGTTAGATGGCGATATTGTAAAAATCGACATTAGTCGCGTAGCAGAGCCTTGGCGTGATCGTGGAGCAGAAGGATCCGTTGAAACGATTATCGAGCGTAAATTTCATCAATTTGTAGGCGAATTTTATGCCTATAGTGAAGAGGGAATTGAAGAAACGGATTTATATGGCTACGTAGTACCTCAAGATAAAAAGTTAAGCAACTATAAAGTGTTTATTGAAGCAAAAGGGATCAAACCTGTTGATGGTGCGATGGTCTTAGTTGAAATTACCTATTATCCAGACGTTGCTTTTCCAACAAGCATGCAAGGAATTGTAACAAAAACAATCGGGCACAAAAATGACCCAGGTGTGGATATTTTAACGGTTGTTTATAAACATGGCATTCCAACTGAATTTCCAGAAGAAGTATTGAAACAAGCCGATGCAGTTCCTGAGAAGATTTCAGACGAAGACCGCAAAGGTCGTACGGATTTAACCGAGGAATTGATTGTAACGATTGATGGCGAGGATGCAAAAGATTTAGATGATGCTGTTACAGTCCGCAAGTTAGCCAACGGAAACTATCATTTAGGCGTGCATATTGCAGATGTGTCTTATTACGTAACTGAAAATAGCCCATTAGATGCGGAAGCTTTTGAACGAGCAACAAGTGTGTATTTAACCGATCGTGTGATTCCTATGTTGCCACACCGTTTATCAAATGGCTTATGTTCACTGAATCCTTTTGAGGATCGTTTGACTATGAGTTGTGAAATGGAAATCAATTCGGCAGGAGAAGTAGTGAATCACAACATTTTCCCAAGTGTGATTCATTCAAAACGTCGTATGACGTATACTGCAGTTAATCAAATTTTAATGGAGAAAGATCCTGAGATTCGTAAAGAATACGAAGAATTAGTACCAATGTTTGAATTAATGGGAGAACTTCATCAAATCTTAGTTGCAAAACGTAAAGCACGTGGCGCGATTGATTTTGAAGCGCCAGAAGCTCAAATTGTTGTGGATGAGAACGGTCATCCAAAAGAAATTTTGATGCGTGAACGTGGTGTTGGAGAGCGTTTGATCGAATCCTTTATGCTTTCTGCAAATGAAACGGTAGCAGAGCACTATTTCAAATTAAATGTACCTTTTATCTACCGTATCCATGAACAGCCAGATTCAGACCGGATGCAACGTTTTATGGAATTTGTGACGGCTTTTGGAATCGTGGTTAAAGGAACGAGTCAAGATGTATCACCAAAGCAATTGCAAAAAGTATTAGCAGGCGTGAGTGGTGAACCAGAAGAAGCCGTTGTTTCAACGATGTTGTTACGTAGTATGAAACAGGCAAAATACGATATGGATCCACTGGGCCATTTCGGTTTAGGAGCAGAGTTTTATACGCACTTTACTTCCCCAATTCGTCGTTATCCTGATTTAATCGTTCATCGCCTGATTCGTTCTTATGCAGACAATGGCATTGGGGACGAGCAGCAGGCTAAATGGGAAAATCTATTGCCAGACATTGCAGAGCAAAGTTCGAAAATGGAACGTCGCGCAGTGGATGCAGAACGTGAAACCGATTCGCTTAAGAAAACAGAATACATGGCGGATAAAGTCGGTGAAATTTATGAAGGTGTGATTAGTTCAGTAACAAAATTTGGAATGTTTATTGAATTGCCAAATACAATTGAAGGCTTAATTCATATGTCGAATATGAAAGAAGATTATTTCAATTTTGTTGAAAGTCATTTAATGCTAGTTGGTGAGCGAACTGGAGTTACGTACAAAATTGGACAACCAATCAAAATAAAAGTTGAAAAAGCTGATGTTGAAACAAGAGAAATTGATTTCTCAATTGTTCCAGATCCCAATACCCCTAAAACAGCTCTTAAAGAGCGCCCTGCCAACGGACGAGGTCGAGGTGATAGCAAACGCAGAGGAAGAAGCGAAGAGCGTCAATCGACAAATAATAGCTATAAAGGGAAGGCGACTGGCAAGAAAAAGAAAATGAAAGTTTCCTTCAATGAAACTTCTTCAACCAAAAGTGAATCTAAGACTAAAAATGGTAAAAAACCATTTTATACAGCTGTGGCCAAAAAGAAAAAGAAAAAATAA
- the smpB gene encoding SsrA-binding protein SmpB, giving the protein MPKGDGKLVAQNRKARHDYSIIDTVEAGMVLQGTEIKSVRGARINLKDGYAKIQNGEIYLHNVHISPYEQGNQFNHDPLRVRKLLMHKKQILRLLNETKATGNTLIPLKVYIKDGYAKVLIGLAKGKKNYDKREDLKRKDMKRETDRMMRIK; this is encoded by the coding sequence ATGCCAAAAGGCGATGGCAAATTAGTTGCCCAAAATAGAAAAGCGCGTCATGACTATTCAATTATAGATACTGTTGAAGCAGGAATGGTACTACAAGGAACAGAAATTAAATCTGTTCGAGGAGCTCGCATCAATTTGAAAGATGGCTATGCCAAAATTCAAAATGGCGAGATCTACTTGCACAATGTGCATATCAGTCCTTACGAGCAAGGAAATCAATTTAATCACGATCCCTTGCGTGTTCGTAAATTATTGATGCATAAAAAACAAATTTTGCGTCTATTAAATGAAACTAAAGCAACCGGAAATACATTGATTCCATTAAAAGTCTATATTAAAGACGGATACGCAAAAGTATTGATTGGTTTAGCTAAAGGTAAGAAAAATTATGATAAGCGTGAAGATTTAAAACGCAAAGACATGAAACGTGAAACGGATCGCATGATGCGAATCAAATAA
- the amaP gene encoding alkaline shock response membrane anchor protein AmaP, with protein MKRWQKVLMILLSILEMIVAFYVITQFKYIVKTPFHFLKSINSNTNLYYIPTVLFWISTIVFIFSSLKLVFIVFYPKKEKQLKLSSTDASSLLIQKKAVESIILIKADEKDFFENTSTKVIVKSKKNKISGKIIGSVNATPELTEKSKIFLNELQEDLEKILSLKSENIQLKLVLKLDKKKSIKKTTKKRVM; from the coding sequence GTGAAAAGATGGCAGAAGGTATTGATGATCCTATTATCTATACTAGAAATGATAGTTGCATTTTATGTTATAACACAGTTTAAGTATATAGTGAAAACTCCTTTTCATTTTTTAAAATCAATCAATAGTAATACAAATCTTTATTATATACCTACTGTATTATTCTGGATTTCTACTATTGTATTTATTTTTTCATCTCTTAAACTTGTTTTCATTGTTTTTTATCCTAAAAAAGAAAAACAGTTAAAACTATCAAGTACAGATGCTAGCTCATTACTCATTCAAAAAAAAGCTGTAGAATCAATTATTTTAATTAAAGCTGATGAGAAGGATTTTTTTGAAAATACGTCAACAAAAGTAATTGTGAAAAGCAAAAAAAACAAAATTTCAGGAAAAATAATTGGATCAGTGAATGCAACTCCAGAGTTAACTGAAAAAAGTAAGATTTTTTTGAATGAATTACAGGAAGATTTAGAGAAGATTTTAAGTTTAAAATCGGAAAATATTCAATTAAAGTTAGTCTTGAAATTAGATAAAAAGAAAAGCATAAAAAAAACCACTAAAAAAAGAGTGATGTAA
- a CDS encoding DUF2273 domain-containing protein has translation MNQHKYILIGALNGFTIAILFLTLGFFKTILLLLFTFAGCVIGWYVKKMSLMDYFK, from the coding sequence ATGAATCAGCATAAATATATTCTAATTGGTGCTTTAAACGGATTTACTATTGCTATATTATTTTTGACACTAGGTTTTTTTAAAACTATTTTACTACTACTTTTCACTTTTGCAGGGTGTGTCATAGGTTGGTATGTAAAAAAAATGTCATTAATGGACTATTTTAAATAA
- a CDS encoding Asp23/Gls24 family envelope stress response protein, translated as MTELTKQDNKKGNAQTITKELTYEDKVLQKIIGISLEEVEGLLTLDGGFFSNLAEKFVNTDSTTSGVNVEVGKKQIAVDLDIVVEYGRNIPELFDEIVTTIQANVQSMTGLNLVEVNVKVVDVKSKEQHEQESVTVQDRVSDFTEKAGNSIGEQTEKVKKIASKTTVNAKEKMDSSRVE; from the coding sequence ATGACAGAATTAACAAAACAAGATAATAAAAAAGGAAATGCACAAACGATTACGAAAGAATTAACGTATGAAGATAAAGTATTGCAAAAAATTATTGGAATTTCTTTAGAAGAAGTTGAAGGATTATTAACTTTAGATGGTGGATTTTTCTCTAATCTAGCTGAAAAATTTGTCAACACTGATTCAACAACAAGTGGAGTAAATGTAGAAGTTGGTAAAAAACAAATCGCAGTGGATTTAGATATCGTAGTAGAATATGGACGAAATATTCCTGAACTATTTGATGAAATCGTTACAACTATTCAAGCCAATGTTCAATCGATGACAGGGTTAAATTTAGTTGAAGTAAATGTTAAAGTAGTTGATGTAAAGTCTAAAGAACAGCACGAGCAAGAGTCCGTGACGGTTCAGGATCGTGTGAGTGATTTTACTGAAAAAGCAGGAAATTCAATTGGTGAACAGACAGAAAAAGTGAAAAAAATAGCTTCAAAAACTACCGTAAACGCAAAAGAAAAAATGGATAGTTCGAGAGTCGAATAA
- a CDS encoding recombinase family protein: MKTIGYARISTSHQQLDAQIIALTRYGCDKIYTEQESGRKIKRRQLDMAIASLEKGDTFVIFKLDRLSRGTKHLLSLMEFFNEAEINFVSIQNNIDTSTSMGKFFFTIMSAFAEMEAELIRERVLSGLEAAKEKGVTLGRPVENKNLKTVIDQYLNTDLSITKIAKLNQISRPTVYNYLKRENIPKRIKTH; this comes from the coding sequence ATGAAAACAATTGGTTACGCTAGAATCAGCACAAGCCATCAACAATTAGATGCACAAATAATTGCGTTAACAAGATATGGATGTGACAAAATTTATACAGAACAAGAAAGTGGACGAAAAATAAAGCGACGTCAGTTGGACATGGCGATTGCTTCGCTTGAAAAAGGAGATACTTTTGTCATTTTTAAGTTAGACCGCTTGTCACGAGGAACAAAGCACTTACTTTCTTTAATGGAATTCTTTAATGAAGCAGAGATTAATTTTGTGAGTATCCAAAATAATATTGATACCAGCACTTCAATGGGAAAATTCTTTTTTACTATTATGAGTGCCTTTGCAGAAATGGAAGCCGAACTCATCCGAGAACGTGTTCTCTCAGGTTTAGAAGCGGCTAAGGAAAAAGGCGTCACACTAGGCAGACCGGTGGAAAATAAAAACTTAAAAACGGTCATTGATCAATACCTTAATACAGACTTATCCATTACAAAAATTGCGAAGTTAAATCAAATCTCAAGACCTACTGTATACAATTATTTAAAAAGAGAAAACATTCCTAAACGGATTAAAACTCATTAA
- a CDS encoding helix-turn-helix domain-containing protein: protein MYSKILSESRQNELLVLYAIIQKKQTLHSLSTQLAIPSRTIKSYLQKLNIEIEELVDLSNFIHANSKGEYTINPLFSEKKLVVYHQLKLHYLKKSPYFSLIVLLTTNYQLSVTELADELFVTSSYLSRIIKSLNEKLSVFDFQIIKEESYVRLTGNELSIRIFSFLLLGDAFQSLEWPFKQFTKDELRHELPKDILNDSAKRSDTKKNLLYFLFAVLTIRIQHQAFPKKPTPEELAILELIQKNHDIARLFSSHSFNDLPFKDNKNEILYFNFFTRIFLSDIILHEKKIALGKVFSKKEEDATAFAFQLTNALKQHFKGNFTEETTFLFIYYFTLLYVFFQLMGAKIPYFLELHFPKPVYNLSVNDSKMIEIKKFYDHFSKKVLHNQHYELLKHTLLRDYFCSLIYTLLQIVKTPRIFIYLQITKDFTGKFFITEQLSTIFNAETVVITEDVRKAHLIISDTLELSTNCKSIFFLSSLKNQHQWYELIQIIQQLLLEELFVEETSEEKNENNWLR, encoded by the coding sequence ATGTATTCAAAAATCCTCTCTGAATCAAGGCAAAACGAGCTATTGGTACTCTATGCTATCATTCAAAAAAAACAAACACTGCACTCTTTATCAACTCAATTAGCCATTCCCAGTCGGACAATAAAGAGTTATTTGCAAAAGCTAAACATCGAAATTGAAGAATTAGTTGATTTAAGCAACTTTATTCATGCCAATTCAAAAGGAGAATATACCATCAATCCGTTATTTTCTGAAAAAAAGTTGGTCGTCTACCATCAACTAAAACTACATTATCTAAAAAAATCGCCTTATTTTAGTTTAATCGTTCTTCTAACGACCAATTATCAACTCTCAGTTACCGAATTGGCGGATGAGTTGTTTGTTACCTCTTCCTATTTAAGCCGAATTATAAAATCTCTTAACGAAAAATTATCAGTCTTTGATTTTCAAATCATTAAAGAAGAGTCTTATGTCAGATTAACTGGCAATGAGCTATCCATTCGTATTTTCAGCTTCCTTTTGTTGGGGGATGCTTTTCAAAGCTTAGAATGGCCCTTCAAGCAATTCACAAAAGACGAGTTACGCCACGAGCTTCCTAAAGATATTTTAAACGATTCAGCTAAACGATCTGATACAAAGAAAAACTTGCTCTATTTTTTATTCGCCGTTCTTACAATTCGAATTCAACACCAAGCATTTCCAAAAAAACCGACTCCAGAAGAGCTCGCTATCTTAGAACTTATTCAAAAAAATCATGATATTGCACGACTTTTTAGTTCTCATTCTTTTAATGATCTTCCATTTAAAGATAATAAAAATGAGATTCTTTATTTTAATTTTTTTACCAGAATTTTTCTTTCAGATATTATTTTACATGAAAAAAAAATTGCCCTTGGAAAAGTTTTTTCAAAAAAAGAGGAGGATGCAACAGCCTTCGCCTTTCAATTAACCAACGCGCTTAAGCAGCATTTTAAAGGCAACTTTACAGAAGAGACAACATTTCTTTTCATCTATTATTTCACGTTGCTTTATGTTTTTTTTCAACTCATGGGAGCTAAAATTCCTTATTTTTTAGAACTTCATTTTCCAAAGCCTGTTTATAATCTTTCTGTTAACGATTCAAAAATGATTGAAATCAAAAAGTTCTATGATCATTTTTCAAAAAAGGTACTTCACAATCAGCATTACGAATTATTAAAGCACACTCTTTTAAGAGATTATTTTTGTAGTTTAATTTATACATTATTGCAAATCGTTAAGACTCCTCGAATTTTTATTTACTTACAAATAACCAAAGATTTTACTGGGAAATTTTTTATTACAGAACAATTATCTACTATTTTTAACGCTGAAACGGTCGTCATTACTGAAGATGTGCGTAAAGCCCATCTAATTATTTCAGATACTCTTGAGCTATCTACGAATTGCAAATCTATTTTTTTCTTAAGCTCTCTGAAAAATCAACATCAGTGGTACGAACTTATTCAGATCATTCAACAATTATTATTAGAAGAACTCTTTGTTGAAGAGACCTCGGAGGAAAAAAATGAAAACAATTGGTTACGCTAG
- a CDS encoding LPXTG cell wall anchor domain-containing protein translates to MLMTQSAFGETIEATSETSIPVIGILNTNTEKDATNPPEKNEEEHALVDKETNIKDQEIHLLPQTSEWQQLLWILVGIALMSVAVYLFNKNKK, encoded by the coding sequence TTGTTGATGACTCAATCAGCTTTTGGAGAAACGATTGAAGCCACTAGCGAAACCAGTATTCCAGTAATTGGAATACTAAATACGAATACCGAAAAGGATGCAACTAATCCTCCAGAAAAAAACGAAGAAGAACATGCATTAGTGGATAAAGAAACCAATATTAAGGATCAAGAAATTCACCTGCTGCCGCAAACAAGTGAATGGCAACAACTGCTTTGGATACTGGTAGGGATTGCTCTTATGAGTGTGGCTGTCTATCTATTTAATAAAAATAAAAAATAA
- a CDS encoding DUF805 domain-containing protein, which yields MIEAYKNLWKNGFNSKGSTSRLEFWLTLLCDGLINGSCFLLYIVLNETTIMLGIFLIYKIVSVIPILNLSVRRFHDAGYSTRRFIVLGIICQFIPILDVVGMIFCLVVYLQPSKKQKEMKSWMD from the coding sequence TTGATAGAAGCGTATAAAAATTTATGGAAAAATGGCTTTAATTCCAAGGGAAGTACCTCCAGGTTAGAATTTTGGTTGACTCTTTTATGTGATGGGCTTATTAATGGGAGTTGTTTTTTGCTTTACATAGTTTTAAATGAAACAACCATCATGTTGGGAATATTTTTAATTTATAAAATAGTATCTGTGATCCCTATTCTTAATTTATCTGTTCGACGTTTTCATGACGCAGGGTATTCAACTAGAAGGTTTATTGTGCTAGGGATAATCTGTCAATTTATTCCGATACTTGATGTTGTTGGGATGATTTTCTGTTTGGTTGTTTATTTACAACCATCAAAAAAACAAAAAGAAATGAAATCATGGATGGATTAA